A single window of Polyodon spathula isolate WHYD16114869_AA chromosome 2, ASM1765450v1, whole genome shotgun sequence DNA harbors:
- the LOC121330486 gene encoding alpha-1,3-mannosyl-glycoprotein 4-beta-N-acetylglucosaminyltransferase B-like, translating to MRLKYGALRLLTVIFLGTLLSFSWRYTTVKVRDTGEEEEEEVQSQFLDLRKRLQTAEAVNQRVSQELTSILESIKHIVAEKRNATRNHSKETNREVNVTENHKYHVSNVYYYLPHLTQSEDSLRPNVAIGQGRTNVSLVLGIPTVKREKQNYLMDTLNSLLYELSQEERRDCIIIVFIAETDMQYVNSLADDLKKGFPSEVESGLLEVVSPSSGFYPNFTDLKETFGDTRERVKWRTKQNLDYSFLMLYSQDKGRFYVQLEDDIIARTGYFQTMKNVALQKTSVEWMVMEFSQLGFIGKMFKTYDLPLIVEFILMFYKDKPIDWLLDHILWVKACHPEKDAKHCDRQKSSLRIRYKPSQFQHVGTHSSLPGKIQNLKDKDFGKQVLHRAHANPPADITTSLTAYQHFSIEKAYHGEDFFWALTPVSGDHITFSLHQPVTVKRYLFRSGNIEHPGDKLFNTSVEVQPANKSVLENMNEGMRAKYGKTKDGYVRIGTFVNGVAEGEVPPFMKKITAVRLFVHSSSPVWVLLSEIFIKTEL from the exons atactggggaggaggaggaggaggaggtgcagtCTCAATTTCTCGATCTGAGGAAGAGGCTTCAGACAGCAGAGGCAGTGAATCAGAGAGTGTCGCAAGAGCTTACCAGTATTCTTGAAAGCATCAAACACATCGTTGCTGAGAAGAGGAACGCCACCCGCAACCATAGCA AAGAGACCAATAGAGAGGTCAACGTCACTGAAAACCATAAATATCATGTATCGAATGTCTACTACTACCTGCCTCACCTGACTCAAAGTGAGGACAGCTTGCGTCCAAATGTGGCCATTGGACAAGGGAGAACTAATG TCTCCCTGGTGCTGGGTATCCCCACTGTGAAGAGGGAGAAGCAGAACTACCTGATGGACACCTTGAACTCTCTTTTGTACGAGCTGTcccaggaggagaggagggattGTATAATCATTGTCTTCATTGCCGAG ACAGATATGCAGTATGTTAATAGCTTAGCAGACGATCTGAAAAAGGG CTTCCCCAGTGAGGTGGAGTCTGGTCTCCTGGAGGTGGTCTCCCCTTCTTCTGGCTTCTACCCAAATTTCACAGACTTGAAGGAGACATTTGGGGACACACGAGAAAGAGTAAA GTGGAGAACCAAACAGAACTTGGATTACAGCTTCCTGATGCTGTACTCCCAGGACAAAGGAAGGTTTTATGTTCAG CTTGAAGATGATATTATAGCAAGGACTGGCTATTTTCAAACTATGAAGAATGTTGCACTACAGAAAACATCAGTGGAGTGGATGGTTATGGAGTTTTCACAACTTGGCTTTATTG GCAAGATGTTCAAGACTTATGACCTTCCTCTGATTGTGGAGTTTATTTTGATGTTCTACAAAGACAAGCCTATAGACTGGTTGCTGGACCATATCCTGTGGGTGAAGGCCTGTCATCCAGAAAAAGATGCA AAACACTGCGACAGGCAGAAAAGCAGCTTGAGAATTCGTTACAAGCCATCTCAGTTTCAACATGTGGGCACGCACTCCTCGCTGCCTGGAAAAATTCAGAACCTGAAA GATAAGGATTTTGGTAAACAGGTACTGCACAGGGCCCACGCCAACCCACCTGCTGACATCACCACAAGCCTCACAGCCTATCAGCACTTCTCAATCGAGAAAGCCTACCATGGGGAGGATTTCTTCTGGGCTCTCACACCTGTTTCCGGGGACCACATCACGTTCTCTTTACACCAGCCTGTAACAGTAAAAAG ATACCTCTTTCGAAGTGGAAATATAGAACACCCAGGAGACAAATTGTTCAATACAAGTGTGGAAGTGCAGCCAGCGAAT AAATCAGTGCTGGAGAACATGAATGAAGGAATGCGGGCCAAATATGGAAAAACCAAAGATGGCTATGTAAGAATAG GTACCTTCGTGAATGGAGTGGCTGAAGGTGAGGTCCCTCCTTTTATGAAGAAAATCACTGCCGTTCGCTTGTTCGTCCACTCCAGTTCCCCTGTCTGGGTGCTTCTGAGTGAG